CGTAGGCCTCGGGGTCGTCCAGCGGCAGGCGGTCGATGTCGAAATCGGCAAAGGCCGGGTCGCGCTGGGCCAGGGTCCTGATCGCCCAGTCGATGATGGTCAGCGTGCGCAGGCCCAGGAAGTCGAACTTCACCAGGCCGATGGCCTCGACGTCGTCCTTGTCGAACTGCGTCACCGGGCTGCCGCCGCCGGCTTCGCAGAACAGCGGCACGAAATCGGTCAGCGGGCCGGGCGCGATGACCACGCCGCCGGCGTGCTTGCCGGCGTTGCGCGCCAGGCCTTCGAGCGACTTGGCCAGGTCGATCAGGGTGCGCACGTCATCTTCGGCTTCGTAGCGCCCGCGCAGCGCGGCCTCCTGTGCCAGCGCCTTGTCGAGTGTGATGCCGAGCTCGAACGGGATCAGCTTGGCGATCGAGTCCACGAAGCCATACGGCAGGCCGAGCACCCGCCCGACGTCGCGCACCACCGCCTTGGCCGCCATCGAGCCGTAGGTGATGATCTGCGACACCCGCTCGCGGCCGTAGCGGGCGGCCACGTAGTCGATGACCCGGTCGCGGCCGTCCATGCAGAAATCGACGTCGAAATCCGGCAGGGACTTGCGTTCCGGATTCAGGAAGCGCTCGAACAGCAGGTCGTTGGCGATCGGATCGATGCGCGTGATGTCGAGCACATAGGCCACCAGCGAGCCGGCGCCGGAGCCGCGGCCCGGTCCGACCGGCACGCCGTTGGCGCGCGCCCAGGCGATGAAGTCGGCCACGATCAGGAAGTAGCCGGCAAAGCCCATGCCGTTGATGACGTCCAGCTCCAGCGCCAGGCGCTGGCGGTAGGTGTCGGCATCGAGCGTCAGCCCGTCGCTGACGGCGCGCTGCAGGAGTGCGTCCAGCCCGGCGCCGGCCTCGTTGATCAGGTGCTGCTCGGCGCTGATGCCGCCGGGGGCCGGGAAGGCCGGCAGCATCGGCTCGCCCAGCGTCAGTTCGAGGTTGCAGCGCTTGGCGATGGCCAGCGTATTGACCAGGGCTTCGGGCAGGTCCGCGAACAGCACGGCCATTTCCTGCGGCGTGCGCAGGTACTGCTGCTCGCTGTACGGGCGCGGCCGGCGCGGGTCGTTCAGCACCCGGCCTTCGGCGATGCACACGCGCGCCTCGTGGGCGTCGAAGTCGGTCGCGGCCAGAAAGCGCACGTCGTTGCTGGCCACCACCGGCGTGCCGGTGGCGATGGCCAGCTCCACGGCGGCGGCGACGTGGGCTTCCTCGCCGGGGCGGCCGGTGCGCGTCAGTTCCAGGTAATAGCGGCCCGGGAACAGCGCGCGCCAGTCGGCCAGCAGCTGGGCCGCCTTGTCGTGACTGCCGGCGGCCAGCGCCTGGCCCACGTCACCGGCCAGTCCTCCGGACAGCGCGATCAGGCCCTCGCTGTAGCCGACCAGCCAATCGCGCAGCACGCCCGGCCGGCCGGCGCGCTGGCCCTCGACGTAGGCGCGGCTGAGCAAACGGCACAGGTTCAGATAGCCGCCGCGGTCCTGGCACAGCAGCAACAGGCGGCTGGCGGCGCTGCCGTCGGCCTGCTCCCACAGGGTGATGTCGGCGCCGGCAATCGGCTTGATGCCGGCCGCCTGCGCGGCCTGGTAGAACTTGACCAGTGCGAACAGGTTGCCGGCATCGGTGACGGCCACCGCCGGCATGCCGCCGGCGCGCACGGCGTCGACCAGCTCGTCCACCCGCAGCACGCTGTCGGTGAGCGAGTACTCGCTGTGCAGACTGAGGTGTACGAAGCCCGCGGACGACATGGGTGGCCAGGGAGGAAGGCGAACGGGCGGCCTATTCTAGTTGAAGGCCGGATAGATCCTTGCCGGACTTGTCGGCGGCAACGAGCGGCAGGACCGGCCAGCCGGTGTCTGACAAAACCGTGGCTTGCAGGCCGGCCAGGACCAGCTGCCGGCGCACCGGGCCGAAGCTGCGCCGGTGGCAGGCACTGGCGCCCAGGCGTGCCAGCGCGGCCAGGTGCTCGGCGGTCGGATAGCCTTTGTGGCGGGCCAGGCCGTAGCCCGGATACTGCGCATCGAGGGCTATCAGTTCGGCGTCGCGCGCCACCTTGGCGACGATGGAAGCGGCGCTGATGGCGGGAATCAGTGCATCGCCGCCGATGATGGTTTCGGCCTGCGGCAGGCCGGACGGGCGGCGGTTGCCGTCCACCTGAATGCGCTGCGGCATGCAGCCGAGCGCCGCCACGGCGCGTTCCATGGCCAGCAGACTGGCGTGCAGGATGTTCAGGCGATCGATTTCCTGCACCTCGGCGCGGCCGATACCGACGGCAAATGCCTCGGCGTGGATCTGGGCCGCCAGCGCCTCGCGCCGGGCGGGGCCGAGCGTCTTGGAATCGGCCAGGCCCGCAATCGGCCGCCGCGGATGCAGGATGACCGCCGCGGCGATCACCGGCCCCGCCAGGGGCCGCGACCGACCTCGTCGACGCCGGCCAGAAGATCGCTCAGGTCCATCCGGCCACCTCCAGTACGGCGCGCGCTGCCAGTTCGGCGGGGTCCTCGGTCTGCGGGGGGCGCAGCGCCGCCAGCTCGGCGCGCATGGCGGCGCCGGTGGCCGGTTCCAGCAGGTGGGCGATCGCGGCGCCAAGCGCGGCCGGTGTCGCCGCGTGCTGGATGAACTCCGGCACCACCGCGCGGCCGGCCAGCAGGTTCGGGATGGCCACGTGCGGCGTGCGCACCAGGCGGCGTGCGATGGCGTAGGTCAATGGCGCCAGGCGATAAGCGACCACCATGGGCCGCCCCAGCAGCATCGCCTCCAGCGTGGCCGTGCCCGATGCCAGCAGGACCGCATCGGCGGCGGCCATCACCTCCTGCGCGCGGCCATCGATCAGCGTGCAGGACAGGCCCGCGCCGGTGCGGCGCAGCTGGGCCTCGACCGCAGTACGGGCGGCCTGATTCACCAGCGGCAGCAGCAGATGACAGGGCCGACCCTGCTCGCGCAGCCACTGCGCGGTGGCCAGAAACAACGGCGCCAGACGCCGGTACTCGCCGGCCCGGCTGCCGGGCAGCAGCGCCAGCACCGGCAGCGAATTCGGTCCGGGCGGCGGCAGGCCCAGCGCGGCCCGGGCGACGGCCGGGTCGATGGGCCGCAGCGTCGCCTGCAGCGGGTGTCCGACCTGCGTTACCGGCACACCGTGCCGCTCGTAGAAGCGCGCCTCGAAGGGAAACAGCGTCAGCATGCGATCGACCGCGGCGGCAATCTGCTTCACCCGCCGCTCGCGCCAGGCCCATACCGACGGGCTGACGTAATGCACGGTGCGGACGCCGGCCCGGCGCAGGCGCGCCTCGACCGGCAGATTGAAATCGGGCGCGTCGATGCCGACCAGCACGTCCGGCGGGTCGGCGCGCAGCTGACGCAGCAGGCCGCGGCGGATGCGCAGCAGGCGCGGCAGATGCGCCAGCACCTCGACGATGCCCATCACCGCCAGGTCTTCGGCCGGATACAGCGCCCTGCAGCCGGCCGCGCGCATGGCGGGTCCAGCCACGCCGAAGCACTCCACGTGCGGCATTTGCCGACGCAAGGCGCCGATCAGCGCCGCGCCCAGGGCGTCGCCGGAGGGTTCGCCGGCAATCAGACCGACCCGCAGCCGGCCGGAATTCATCGGGCGCTCACCGCCCCGTTCACCGAATGATGCCGCGTTGCGACCGGCGCACGAAGGCGGCGATGGTCGCCAGGTGCTCGCAGTCGCTTTCCCCGTCGAGCACCGCCAGGGCGTCCTGCAGGCGCAGGCCGCTGCGGTAGAGCGTCTTGTAGGCGCCCCGGATGGCGGTCAGGTCCTGGGCGCTGAAACCGCGCCGGCGCAGACCCTCGGTGTTGATGCCGCGCGGGCGGGCTGAGTTGCCCTCGGCCATGACGAACGGCGGCACGTCCTTGAGCACCACGGAACTGGCCGCCAGAAAGCTGTGCGCGCCCAGGGCGCAGAACTGGTGCACCAGCGCAAAGCCGCCCAGGATGACGTGGTCCTCGACCAGCACGTGGCCGGCCAGCGAGGACGAATTGGCAAAGATGGTGTGGTTGCCGATCAGGCAGTCATGGGCGATGTGCACATAGGCCATCAGCCAGTTGTCGTCGCCGATGCGCGTTAGCCCGCCGCCGCCAGCGGTGCCGCAGTTGATGGTGCAGAACTCGCGGATGGTGTTGCCGTCGCCGATTTCGAGCCGGCTGTCCTCACCGGCGTGGTACTTCTTGTCCTGCGGAATCTCGCCGATGGACGCGAACTGGAAGATGCGGTTGCTGCGCCCGATGTGGGTGCTGCCGGTGATGACCGTGTGCGGGCCGATCACGCAGCCTTCGCCGATGCGCACCTGCGGGCCGATCACGGCGTAGGGGCCGACCTCGATGTCCGGTGCCAGGCGGGCATCCGGGTGGATGCGGGCGGTGGGGTCGATCACGAGACGGCCTTGAGCGTGCACATGATCTCGGCCGATGCGACCTCGGTCCCGTCCACACTGGCGCTGCAGGTGAACATCCAGATGCCGCGCACGGCGCGCTTCAGATGCACCTCGATGCGCAGCTGATCGCCCGGCTGCACGGCCTGGCGAAAACGCGCCTTGTCGATGCCCACGAACAGGTACACGTTGTCGTCCTGGGCGCTGGTGCCGGTGGAGCGAAACCCGAGCACGGCGCTGGCCTGCGCCATGGCCTCCACGATCAGCACGCCGGGCATGACCGGGTAGTTCGGGAAATGGCCCGGGAAGAACGGTTCGCTGATGGTGACGTTCTTGATGGCGACCAGCCGCTCGCCGGGCAGCAGTTCCAGCACCCGGTCCAGCAGCAGGAACGGGTAGCGGTGCGGCAGCAGGCGCATGATCTCGGTGGCGTTCAGGGTTTCCGGCTCGCTCATTCGTGTGGATCCTTGGACGTGCGTTCCAGGCGCAGCAGCCGCCGCGCCAGTTCGTCGAGCTGATGAAAGCGGCCGATATTGCGCCGCCAGCGGCGGGCCTCCTCGGCCGGGATGCCCGAGTACACGCCCGGACGGGTGATCGATTGCGCGACCATGGACATGCCGGTCACGGTCACACCGTCGCAAATTTCCAAGTGCCCGACGAAGCCCACACCGCCGCCGATCACGCAGTGGCGGCCGATGACGGTGCTGCCGGAGATGCCGACGCAGGCGGCAATCGCCGTGTGATCGCCGATCCGCACGCCGTGCGCCACCTGGATCAGGTTGTCGAGCTTGACGCCGTTGCCGATCAGCGTGTCGTCCAGCGCGCCGCGGTCGATGGTGGTGTTGGCGCCGATCTCGACATCGTCGCCGACCACCACCCGGCCCAGCTGCGGCACCTTGACCCACACGCCGCGGTCGTTGGCCAGACCGAAGCCGTCGGCTCCGAGCACGGCGCCCGGATGAATCAGGCAGCGGGCGCCGAGCTGCGTGCCGGCCAGCAGCGTGACCCGCGGCGCCAGGCGTGAGCCGGCACCGACAACGACACCTTCGCCGAGGTAGCAACCGGCGCCGATTTGCGCGCCATCGCCCACGTGCACGCCGGCCTCGATGATCGCCCGCGCCTGCACCTGCACGTTCCGGCCGAGCCTGGCGTCGGCGTGAATCCGCGCCGACGGATCGACGCCGGGTGCCGGCACTGGCAGCGGGTGCAGCAAGGCCGCCGCCCGGGCAAAGGCCAGGTACGGATTGTCGGCGATCAGCCGCGGGCCGGCGAACAACTCCCGGTCGTCCGGCGCCAGCACCACCGCGCCGGCGCGGGTGTCTGTCAGTTGCCTGCGATAGCGGCGGTTGACGAAAAAACTCAGCTGCGCCGCGCCGGCCCTGGCTAGCGTGGCGACGCCGTCCAGCTCGCGATCGCCATCGCCCTCGACACTGCCACCGACCCGCTGCGCCAGCTCGCTCAGGCGCATCCGTCGATCAGGGCTTGGCCGGGTTCTTGAGCAGCGCCAGCACCTGGTCGGTGACGTTCAGCGCGTCACTGGCGTAGATGACGCCTTCGTACAGGATGAGGTCGTAGCTGTTGGCCTTGGCGAACTTCTCGACCGCACCGAGCAGCTGCTCGCGCAGCTTGCCGACTTCCTCCGACTGGCGGATGCGCAGGTCGTCCTGGAACTCGTCCTGGGCGTGCTTGAGCTCGCGCCGGCCGTCGATGATCTCGCGCTCCTTGGCCTTGCGCTGGTCCTCGCTGAGCATCAGGCCGTTCTTGGACAGGTCCTGCTCCTGCTGCTCCAGACGCTTGGCGCGCGATTCGAGCTGCTGGCGGCGCGGCGTGAATTCGTCACGCAGTTTTTTCTGCACCACCTCGGCCTGCGGCGAGGCCTGCAGCAGGGCCGACGCATTGACGTAACCGACCTTCAGGTCCGCCGCCAGCGCCGGCGTCAACAACAGGCTGCCCAGCAGCCCCAGTACCCATCCCCGCATCCGTGTCATCGTCAGGCTTCTCCGTGTGAGCGTGAAAAAATCTAGAACCCGGCGCCCAGGCTGAACTGGAAACGCTGTGTTTCGTCCAGCGGGCCATCGTTGAACGGCTGCGCAATGGCGATGGAAATGGCGCCAAATGGCGAGATCCACACCGCCGCTACGCCGGTCGAGTAACGTAGCTCACCCAGCTTGACAGGGTCGTCCGCGCCGAACACGTTACCGGCATCACCAAACACCGACATGCGGAAATTCTTGCTCTGCTGGTCCATGAACGGCACCGGGAAGAACAGCTCGGTCCGTCCCAGAATCAGGCGGTCGCCGCCGAAAGGATCACCGTCGTCATCGGTGAAGGCACTAAAGGTGCGCGGACCGAGCGTGTTGTCCTTGAACCCGCGCAGGGTGCGGAAACCACCGGCGAAGAAGTTCTCGAAGAACGGCAACTCGGTGGTGTCGCCGTAGCCGTCACCGTAGCCCAGGGTGCCGCTGAGCAGGAGGCTGACTGTGTCGTTGAACGGGAAATGGTGCTGCTCGGTGAAGTTCAGCTTGTAGAACTGAAGATCGCCGATGGGCGCCGCGATCTCGCCAGAGACGCGGCGCAGCATGCCCCGGTCCGGGAAAATGGCACGGTTGCGAGTGTCGCGCGCCAGGCTCGCATTCAGCTTGAAGATGTTGTAGTTGTCGCCGTTGTCGTTGATGAAGTCGAGCACCTCGGTGGAGGTGAACGCACCGGTACCGATTTTGGTCTTCTCGACCGCCACGCCAAACCCGAAGGCACTGAACTCCGACAGCGGCACGTTGTAGCCCCAGGAGCCGCCCAGCGAGTCGGTGTCGTACTCGGTCAGATTGGCGTCCGCGGCGTCGGTGGAGCGTAGGAACGCGCTGACCGAGCGTGACACCCCATCCACGGTGGCATACGGATTCGTGTGAGCGACGCTGTAGACCCGCGAATAGTCGCTGTTGCTGAAATTGACGCTGACGCTGTCGCCGGTGCCCAGGAAGTTGTTCTGCGTCACGGCGGCGTTCAGCAGCAGGCCGCTGCCCTGGCCAAAGCCGACGCCGGCCGAGATGCTGCCGGACGGCCGCTCCTTGACCGTGAAGTTGACGTCCACCTGATCCGGACTGCCCGGCACGGCCGGCGTTTCCACGGTCACGTCCTCGAAGAAGCCCAGCCGCTCCAGGCGCACCCGCGAGCGCTCCACGGCCGCCGACGAGAAAGTGGTGGCTTCCAGCTGGCGCATTTCCCGGCGCATCACCTCGTCGGCAGTCTTCTCGTTGCCGGCGAAGCTGATCCGGCGCACGTAGGCACGCTTGCCCGGATCGACGAAAAAGGTCAGCTTGGCGGTGGCGTTCTGCTTGTCGATTTCCGGTGATGGGTTGACGTTGGCGAAGGCATAGCCGGCCTCGCCCAGGCGCTCCGAGATGGCGTCGCTGGTCTGGGTCATCTTCTTGCGCGAGAAGGTGTCGCCCGGGCGCAGCTGGACCAGCTTGACCAGTTCCTCTGGCTCGACCACCAGGTTGCCGGACAACTTGACCTCATCGACCGTGTACTGCTGACCCTCGGTCACGTTGACCGTGATGTAGATCTCGCGCTTGTCCGGGGTGATGGCGACCTGCGTGGACTTGATGTCGAAATCCAGATAACCGCGGTCCAGATAGAACGCGTGCAGCTTCTCAAGATCGCCGGCCAACTTCTGGCGCGAGTACTTGTCGTTGCCGGTGATGAAGCTGAGCAGGTTCGGCGTCGACAGCTCGAAGGCCCCGCGCAGGGTTTCGTCGTCGAACACCTGGTTGCCGACGATGTTGATCTGGCGAATGCGCGCGACGTCGCCCTCGGCGATGGTGATGTCGATTCGCACGCGGTTGCGCGGCAGATCCTTGACCTCGGTGTCGACCTTCATGCCGTACTTGCCGTTGGCGTAGTACTGGCGCTGCAGTTCCTGGCGCAGCTGGTCCAGCGCCGACGGCACGAACACCCGGCCGGTGGCCAGGCCCGCTTCGCGCAGGCCTTTTTGCAGATCCTCGGTCTTGATGTCCTTGTTGCCGGTGATGTTCAGCTCGGCGATCGACGGTCGCTCGACGACGTTGATGACCAGCACGTCGCCGTCGCGGTCCAGCTGCACGTCGCTGAAAAACTCGGTCTGGAACAAGGCCCGGATGATGGCGCTGGAGCGCTGCGGATCGAAGCGGTCACCCACCCGCAGCGGCAGCGCGATCAGCACCGCGCCGGGGGAGATGCGCTGCAGGCCGTTCAGCCGGATGTCGCGAACCGTGAACGCATCTTCCGCTGCTGCCTGCGCCGAGGTTTGGAGTACCTGCAGGCACAGCATGATGGCCGCCAGGCTGCGGAAAAGGATGCGCAGGGAATCGGAAAACAAGGCGTCACCGGGCAGGCCGCAGCCCGCAGTCAAGAACGAAACAGGAGCCGCGTGATGTCGTTATAGAAGGCAAGCACGGTGAGTGCCAGCAGGGCCACCAGGCCGATCTGCTGGCCGGCCGCCCGGACCCGCTCCGGCAAGGGCCGCCCCCGCACCAATTCGGCGGAATAGTACAGCAAGTGTCCGCCGTCCAGAACCGGCACCGGCAGCAGATTGAGCAGTCCCAGGGACAGGCTGACCAGGCCCAGGAAAGACAGGAACTGCGCGGCGCCCAGGCGCGCACTTTGGCCGGCGAATTCGGCGATCGACAGCGGTCCGCTGATGTTGCGACTCGAGGCGCTGCCGCTGAGCATGCGCCCGATGACCTCGCCGGTCAGCACGGTCATGTCGCGCAGCTTGCCGAGCGCCTCACCGGCGCTCTCGAGCGGTCCGTAGCGCAGGCGCAGGTAGTAGTCGTCGAACTGTGCGCTCACCGGCTGTGGCGCCAGGCCGACGCGCCCGATGCGCGTGCCGGCATCGTCGACGGCCTGCGGTGTCAGGGTCAGTTCGAGTTCGGTGCCCTCGCGCCGCAGGCGCAGGCGCAGGGGCTGCTCCGGGCTGGCGCGCACGATCTCGACCCAGTCGCCCCAGTCGGCAAGGGGCTTGTCGTTGACGGTGAGCAGAACGTCGCCCACCTGGACTCCGGCCCGCGCCGCCGCGCCATCGGCGATGACCTCGCCGACCTGCGCCGCGACGCGCGGCCCACGCCAGGCAAGGCCCAGGCGACGCATCACGTCCGGATCCTCGGCACGGTAGTCGATGCCCGACAAATCCAGCCTCCGCTCCCGGACAACGCCGGGTGCATCCGCCGTCTGCACCTGCACCGCCACCAGCCGGCCGTCGATGGCCGCCGGCAAGAGCGTCAGCACGGCGTCTTCCCAGGTGCGCACGGACCGGCCATCCACCGCGCGCAGTTCATCGCCACTCTGAAATCCCGCGCTGGCGGCCGGCGTGTCGGGCGCCACCTGTCCCACTACCGGGCGCTGGCCGTAGGTACCCACCATGAACATGGCCCAGTACAGCAGCCAGGCCAGCAGCAGGTTGGCAATCGGTCCGGCGGCCACGACTGCCATGCGTGCCCACACCGGCTTGCGGTTGAAGGCCTGGTCGAGCTGCTCGGGCGGCACCGGCGCCTCGGTTTCGTCCAGCATCTTGACGTAGCCGCCCAGCGGCAGGGCGGCGATCACGAATTCCGTGCCGTGGCGGTCCACGCGCCGCCACAGGGGCTTGCCAAAGCCGACCGAGAAACGCAGCACCCTGACCCCGACCCGGCGCGCGGCCCAGAAGTGTCCATACTCGTGCACGCTCACCAGCACGCCGATGGCGACCAGAAACGCACCCACCGACCACAGCAGATTCAGCATCGCGATTGCACCTGTGACGTGGCGATCCGCCGCGCGGCGGCGTCGGCAGCCAGAACGGTTTCCAGATTCTCGGCCGGGACGGCGGGCAGGGCATCCAGACTGGCGCCCACGACCTCGGCAATGCTGCCAAA
This Immundisolibacter cernigliae DNA region includes the following protein-coding sequences:
- the lpxD gene encoding UDP-3-O-(3-hydroxymyristoyl)glucosamine N-acyltransferase; amino-acid sequence: MRLSELAQRVGGSVEGDGDRELDGVATLARAGAAQLSFFVNRRYRRQLTDTRAGAVVLAPDDRELFAGPRLIADNPYLAFARAAALLHPLPVPAPGVDPSARIHADARLGRNVQVQARAIIEAGVHVGDGAQIGAGCYLGEGVVVGAGSRLAPRVTLLAGTQLGARCLIHPGAVLGADGFGLANDRGVWVKVPQLGRVVVGDDVEIGANTTIDRGALDDTLIGNGVKLDNLIQVAHGVRIGDHTAIAACVGISGSTVIGRHCVIGGGVGFVGHLEICDGVTVTGMSMVAQSITRPGVYSGIPAEEARRWRRNIGRFHQLDELARRLLRLERTSKDPHE
- the fabZ gene encoding 3-hydroxyacyl-ACP dehydratase FabZ; amino-acid sequence: MSEPETLNATEIMRLLPHRYPFLLLDRVLELLPGERLVAIKNVTISEPFFPGHFPNYPVMPGVLIVEAMAQASAVLGFRSTGTSAQDDNVYLFVGIDKARFRQAVQPGDQLRIEVHLKRAVRGIWMFTCSASVDGTEVASAEIMCTLKAVS
- the lpxB gene encoding lipid-A-disaccharide synthase, with the protein product MNSGRLRVGLIAGEPSGDALGAALIGALRRQMPHVECFGVAGPAMRAAGCRALYPAEDLAVMGIVEVLAHLPRLLRIRRGLLRQLRADPPDVLVGIDAPDFNLPVEARLRRAGVRTVHYVSPSVWAWRERRVKQIAAAVDRMLTLFPFEARFYERHGVPVTQVGHPLQATLRPIDPAVARAALGLPPPGPNSLPVLALLPGSRAGEYRRLAPLFLATAQWLREQGRPCHLLLPLVNQAARTAVEAQLRRTGAGLSCTLIDGRAQEVMAAADAVLLASGTATLEAMLLGRPMVVAYRLAPLTYAIARRLVRTPHVAIPNLLAGRAVVPEFIQHAATPAALGAAIAHLLEPATGAAMRAELAALRPPQTEDPAELAARAVLEVAGWT
- the lpxA gene encoding acyl-ACP--UDP-N-acetylglucosamine O-acyltransferase; the encoded protein is MIDPTARIHPDARLAPDIEVGPYAVIGPQVRIGEGCVIGPHTVITGSTHIGRSNRIFQFASIGEIPQDKKYHAGEDSRLEIGDGNTIREFCTINCGTAGGGGLTRIGDDNWLMAYVHIAHDCLIGNHTIFANSSSLAGHVLVEDHVILGGFALVHQFCALGAHSFLAASSVVLKDVPPFVMAEGNSARPRGINTEGLRRRGFSAQDLTAIRGAYKTLYRSGLRLQDALAVLDGESDCEHLATIAAFVRRSQRGIIR
- a CDS encoding OmpH family outer membrane protein, encoding MTRMRGWVLGLLGSLLLTPALAADLKVGYVNASALLQASPQAEVVQKKLRDEFTPRRQQLESRAKRLEQQEQDLSKNGLMLSEDQRKAKEREIIDGRRELKHAQDEFQDDLRIRQSEEVGKLREQLLGAVEKFAKANSYDLILYEGVIYASDALNVTDQVLALLKNPAKP
- the bamA gene encoding outer membrane protein assembly factor BamA; the encoded protein is MLCLQVLQTSAQAAAEDAFTVRDIRLNGLQRISPGAVLIALPLRVGDRFDPQRSSAIIRALFQTEFFSDVQLDRDGDVLVINVVERPSIAELNITGNKDIKTEDLQKGLREAGLATGRVFVPSALDQLRQELQRQYYANGKYGMKVDTEVKDLPRNRVRIDITIAEGDVARIRQINIVGNQVFDDETLRGAFELSTPNLLSFITGNDKYSRQKLAGDLEKLHAFYLDRGYLDFDIKSTQVAITPDKREIYITVNVTEGQQYTVDEVKLSGNLVVEPEELVKLVQLRPGDTFSRKKMTQTSDAISERLGEAGYAFANVNPSPEIDKQNATAKLTFFVDPGKRAYVRRISFAGNEKTADEVMRREMRQLEATTFSSAAVERSRVRLERLGFFEDVTVETPAVPGSPDQVDVNFTVKERPSGSISAGVGFGQGSGLLLNAAVTQNNFLGTGDSVSVNFSNSDYSRVYSVAHTNPYATVDGVSRSVSAFLRSTDAADANLTEYDTDSLGGSWGYNVPLSEFSAFGFGVAVEKTKIGTGAFTSTEVLDFINDNGDNYNIFKLNASLARDTRNRAIFPDRGMLRRVSGEIAAPIGDLQFYKLNFTEQHHFPFNDTVSLLLSGTLGYGDGYGDTTELPFFENFFAGGFRTLRGFKDNTLGPRTFSAFTDDDGDPFGGDRLILGRTELFFPVPFMDQQSKNFRMSVFGDAGNVFGADDPVKLGELRYSTGVAAVWISPFGAISIAIAQPFNDGPLDETQRFQFSLGAGF
- the dnaE gene encoding DNA polymerase III subunit alpha, yielding MSSAGFVHLSLHSEYSLTDSVLRVDELVDAVRAGGMPAVAVTDAGNLFALVKFYQAAQAAGIKPIAGADITLWEQADGSAASRLLLLCQDRGGYLNLCRLLSRAYVEGQRAGRPGVLRDWLVGYSEGLIALSGGLAGDVGQALAAGSHDKAAQLLADWRALFPGRYYLELTRTGRPGEEAHVAAAVELAIATGTPVVASNDVRFLAATDFDAHEARVCIAEGRVLNDPRRPRPYSEQQYLRTPQEMAVLFADLPEALVNTLAIAKRCNLELTLGEPMLPAFPAPGGISAEQHLINEAGAGLDALLQRAVSDGLTLDADTYRQRLALELDVINGMGFAGYFLIVADFIAWARANGVPVGPGRGSGAGSLVAYVLDITRIDPIANDLLFERFLNPERKSLPDFDVDFCMDGRDRVIDYVAARYGRERVSQIITYGSMAAKAVVRDVGRVLGLPYGFVDSIAKLIPFELGITLDKALAQEAALRGRYEAEDDVRTLIDLAKSLEGLARNAGKHAGGVVIAPGPLTDFVPLFCEAGGGSPVTQFDKDDVEAIGLVKFDFLGLRTLTIIDWAIRTLAQRDPAFADFDIDRLPLDDPEAYALLRRCETTAVFQLESRGMRDLIRRLQPDCFDDVVALVALYRPGPLQSGMVDDFIDRKHGRARPDYLEPRLEPVLRPTYGVILYQEQVMQIAQVLAGYSLGQADLLRRAMGKKKPEEMAKQRSGFVDGAVANGVAAQRAGEIFDLMEKFAGYGFNKSHSAAYALLSYQTAWLKAHHPAAFMAAVLSADMDHTDKVVTLIDECRRMGLSLLPPDINRGLHAFTVTDEGAILYGLGAVKGVGEAAIEAIVETRAAGGPFSNLFDFCRRIDPRRVNKRAAEALIRVGAFDPLEGHRAALLATLNQAYTLAEQESRAADAGQNDMFGAASADTGPAATPQLADCPRWSTAERLTAERESLGLWLSGHPIEAYETELGRLVDCRLAEVQRFEGRNVRIAGLVVGSRTLSKGRRMTFVTLDDRTARLDVTLFDEQLAGAPDLLARDRLLVVEGAVSVDDFNGGFRIRAEKALPLPAARAGRGASLWCELATAQAPADLPTRLVEVLAAFRGPCPVLVDCRTHAASGLLRLGPAFQVRAEDALIERLRALPGVAAAEFRYDPPPRMPAVRPAAAPSPAPAPAFADTFADALADTAD
- the rseP gene encoding RIP metalloprotease RseP, producing the protein MLNLLWSVGAFLVAIGVLVSVHEYGHFWAARRVGVRVLRFSVGFGKPLWRRVDRHGTEFVIAALPLGGYVKMLDETEAPVPPEQLDQAFNRKPVWARMAVVAAGPIANLLLAWLLYWAMFMVGTYGQRPVVGQVAPDTPAASAGFQSGDELRAVDGRSVRTWEDAVLTLLPAAIDGRLVAVQVQTADAPGVVRERRLDLSGIDYRAEDPDVMRRLGLAWRGPRVAAQVGEVIADGAAARAGVQVGDVLLTVNDKPLADWGDWVEIVRASPEQPLRLRLRREGTELELTLTPQAVDDAGTRIGRVGLAPQPVSAQFDDYYLRLRYGPLESAGEALGKLRDMTVLTGEVIGRMLSGSASSRNISGPLSIAEFAGQSARLGAAQFLSFLGLVSLSLGLLNLLPVPVLDGGHLLYYSAELVRGRPLPERVRAAGQQIGLVALLALTVLAFYNDITRLLFRS